GACTATTCTCGTGACCCAGAAGACCCCAGAGAAATTTCAGAAGTTCCTGAAGTCCGATTATGGTTTATCCGCCTCGATGCTTACTATCCTTGGCTACCCTTTTTTCTGGACTGGAAATCCGGTGAACTCGCCCGTTATGTGGCGATGCTCGTTCCCCATCAATTCCATCGTACCGAAGGCATTCAATATAACCCCGAAGCCCTAGAAATTTTTTTAATGCAAAAAATCTTTATCCTCAACGACTGGCTCACCCAACACCACCTCCCCCCCAAATCCCGCCTCATGGCAATGGCGCAAATGCTCGGCTACGACCTCGATGATTCCTTCTTTGAATATATCGTTAACCCTTAACCCTGCCCTACTTCCCTCATCCCCTCATCCCCCCGTCCCCTCATCCCCTCATCCCCCCGTCC
The sequence above is a segment of the Planktothrix tepida PCC 9214 genome. Coding sequences within it:
- a CDS encoding CRR6 family NdhI maturation factor, whose translation is MAITITLNSEQVNHLDLSPVQTVIEPLLKNTAISPYEQQISFVIDYSRDPEDPREISEVPEVRLWFIRLDAYYPWLPFFLDWKSGELARYVAMLVPHQFHRTEGIQYNPEALEIFLMQKIFILNDWLTQHHLPPKSRLMAMAQMLGYDLDDSFFEYIVNP